In Ostrea edulis chromosome 10, xbOstEdul1.1, whole genome shotgun sequence, one genomic interval encodes:
- the LOC125665402 gene encoding 5-hydroxytryptamine receptor 2B-like, which translates to MAFSWSADSISFVSFVALFASFGVIGNIIILLVYSIKKKNLLGEFLYIQVLAVSDLFVCGVLMPYTVFFEFRLVTNDVICRLLEIIRHTVVIFSNLILLVVAIDRFVMIWKVRSNITKRNKIWILLTTLLIVFVINIPTAVLFKVESDQNADNTTSSEYCQYTTSTLGDELGAVYRNFQSFIIALSMVLLMIIYVLVYALLYTRKKRMQNKIKNVGGTRGKISKENDREGTRGSEVQDNPKTSAVETTGGPDDNAMSASKKNPNSSNLKGTSHVRTKTWTMLFVCTLIFFISWIPFTIAIFNISEITIWRYFFFVSHASNPVVYSIINERVRASIKELFCDCRKI; encoded by the coding sequence atGGCGTTCAGCTGGAGTGCTGATAGCATCTCATTTGTTAGCTTTGTAGCTTTGTTTGCCAGTTTTGGAGTTATAGGAAACATTATCATTTTGCTCGTTTATTCCATTAAAAAGAAGAATCTACTTGGGGAATTCTTGTACATTCAAGTTTTAGCAGTTAGCGATCTCTTCGTCTGCGGAGTTTTAATGCCATACACGGTTTTCTTTGAGTTCAGATTAGTTACCAATGACGTGATCTGCCGATTGTTGGAGATTATTCGTCACACCGTTGTCATATTCTCTAACCTTATCTTGTTGGTCGTTGCTATCGACAGATTTGTAATGATTTGGAAAGTCAGGAGCAATATCACAAAAAGGAATAAAATCTGGATTTTACTTACAACTCTATTAATCGTCTTCGTTATCAACATTCCAACAGCTGTTCTATTTAAAGTGGAAAGTGATCAAAATGCCGATAATACAACGAGTTCAGAATATTGCCAGTACACCACCTCAACGTTAGGGGATGAGCTGGGCGCGGTGTACCGGAACTTCCAATCCTTTATCATTGCGTTGTCCATGGTTCTCCTCATGATCATATACGTCCTGGTGTACGCTTTGTTATATACCAGGAAGAAGCgaatgcaaaataaaatcaaaaacgTTGGTGGTACCCGTGGAAAAATATCCAAGGAAAATGACAGGGAAGGAACAAGGGGCTCAGAAGTACAAGACAACCCGAAAACGTCTGCGGTAGAAACAACAGGAGGCCCGGATGATAACGCAATGTCTGCTTCGAAGAAAAACCCAAATTCGTCGAATCTAAAAGGTACATCGCATGTTCGGACAAAAACATGGACGATGCTTTTCGTGTGCACTCTGATATTCTTCATCTCGTGGATACCTTTCACGATTGCTATTTTTAACATTTCCGAGATCACCATTTGGCGTTATTTCTTTTTTGTCTCGCATGCCAGTAATCCCGTGGTCTACAGTATCATCAACGAGCGCGTGAGAGCCAGCATCAAGGAACTCTTTTGCGATTGTCGAAAAATATAA